cccacatgcTTGAGAGGGAGAAGTTATTGTTCTTTCTAATGATTTCATTGGGCCTCCAATTGTaatattgactagtccttttagagtataggtctTGATGTGACTTGGGCTTCCCTTGGGAGTTACAAATGATATTAGGGCCTATTCCAACCAGaagtgtgggacttgagccatgccacctatgaTGGAATGGCCTGATGAGGACGTTGGGAATTTAAGAAAGGGAAATTGTGATACCCCACACTGATTAGTGAGTGTCGGTGATGCATGGGATCCTATATTGCTTATGAGGGAGAAGTGCTTGTTCTTTATGTACCATTGACAAGTCCTTTGAAGGCATAGGTCATATGTGGCTTGGGCCTACCTTGGGGCATCACAGAACGTATCTTGGTACTATCCCCATTcatataccaaaaaaaaaaaaaaaccacctaAAAAAACACCCCTCCTGCATTTTATATGTTTCTATACTCCAACATTGTACTTTGTTTCCACTACCTGTCTTGATAAAGCTTCCCGCTCCGTAGTGTAACACCATAATCATTTCCTCATCACAATTTATTAAGCTGAGGCAGCTGAGCCAAACCTCGTCCCCAAACAACCCATTTGCTTCAGAGAACACATCCGCGACCAATTAACTTTCTAATTTGCTAAGTTCATATCTTTTACAAAATATGTATGTGTTATGGATTGTTCCTTCAGATAATAACATTATGATTTATTCACTTTATAAATGGAAAATCCAGTGTAAGAAAAATAGTGATCTCTATGTGCTCAACTTAATAGAGTACCTTTTAAGCAACTGCAGCCTGGCCTtcagttattttcttttctgaagCCAGGTATATcaaatgatctttttttttggaataaattgaaatttgcCGAAGGTAAATCCACTGAATTTAAGCTCATGGGTTCAATGGAAGCTTGGCAGAGCTCGAGAAAATATTTGACATTGCAGTCAAAGGAACAGATGATGAGAAGATATCTGCTGCTACAATACTTTGTGGGGCCTCCTTAATTCGGGGTTGGAATATACAGGTAATGAAGGTGAAATTATTACATtatcacattaatttttttcctcgaTAGCAACACAAATAGTTTCATTACCCTTGCACGCTATTGATACCTAGCCTTTCTTCCTATTTTCCATATTCTTTTTGATCATATCTAAACCATCCAACTACTCTGATCACTTCAATGTCTACATTTCATGCAGGAACACACCATTCATTTCATTGCTAGATTGTTGTCTCCCCCAGCTCCTCCAAAATATTGTGGGAATGGCAGCCATTTGATCGGTTACGCTCCAATGCTGAATGTACTAATTGTTGGAATAGCATCTATTGATTGTATTCAGATTTTCTCTCTACATGGCttggtatgtttttattttcaccTATTCAACATGGAATATGAAAGAAGATGATATTTTCGTTGGTTTGGCTAAATTTTTTGAATGAGCAATGAGACTTTGTGCATAGTCATTTATCTTTCCACAATCTGCAGCCCAACTGATCCCTTTCCTCAATGCTTTGCTTAGCTTTAAGATGGTTTTTTCATGTGCAATGAAAAACCAGAAAATGGTTGCCACAATGTGAGTGATATCAGTCATATAGATGGTGGAACAAGGAAGGTCAAatgaatgttataaaaaaatagccCGCAATTTAATAAGAATTCGGTTGCTTTTATTGAACTAAGAATTCAGTTGAGTGCCTTTTCAGCTACCAATTGGTGCACGATTGTTAAATTGAGGAAACAGGGATAGAGGCTCAAGGAGCAGAGTCAATAATCAGAAGCTACTACTTTTCATGGACTATTTGTCACAGTTTCTATTTGTTATTAATGTATCTATTTAAAGTGTTGAACCTACAATTAAATTGAATTGGAGTTGGATATATTTTCAAACTCAGTGACTCTACTCAACAGAGGGCATCACTGACTGAGACTTTCATGTcatctacaaaataaaataaatttattttctgaatttattTCCAGGTTCCGCAACTTGCATGTTCACTGATGCCAATCTGTGAGGTGTTTGGTTCATGTGTGCCTGACGTCCCATGGGTTCTTACAAATGGGGAAGAAGTTTCTGCTCATGCTGTGTTTTCAAATgcatttattcttcttttgaagCTTTGGAGGTTCAATCATCCTCCTCTTGAACATGGAGTAGGAGAGACACCCACAGTTGGATCCCAACTAACTCCTGAATACCTCCTATTATTACGAAACTCACACCTAGTATCTTCTGGAAATGTCAATAAGAGTCGAAACAGGAGAAGACTCTCAGCAGTTGCAAGTTTGTTATCTCCACAACCTGTATTTGTGGACTCATTTCCAAAATTAAAAGCGTGGCATCGGCAGCATCAAGCATGTATAGCTTCAACCCTCTCTGGTCTTGTTCATGGAACCCCAGTTCATAAGATTGTTGATGGGCTTCTTAATATGATGTTCAAGAAGATTAATAGAGGAGGCCAATCCTTAACTGTTACATCAGGAAGTAGTAGTTCTTCTGGACCTGGAAATGAAGATACCTCTTTAAGACCTAAATTGCCTTCCTGGGATATTCTGGAAGCTGTTCCCTTTGTGGTTGATGCCGCTTTAACTGCCTGTGCTCATGGAAAACTTTCTCCTCGTGAACTGGCCACAGGTTAGCCTTGTGTGCGAATTTGATTCTTTGTGGGCTTTCTGCTAGTTATACCAGAAAAGTCCATGGAATAAATCAAacaaatctttatattttcaattatattAGATTACAACCCAAGTTATAAGTTGTTCTTTGTAACACAGACTGAAGTTAACCTAACATATATGATATCCTGAAATTTCCAGTTCTTTGAATTGTATATCCAGAATACATCCTCCTCTATCTGTTGTGGAGAAAAGTATCTTTTTAGATATGTACTTCTGTAATTTATAACCTTTAATGATTTCCAGGTCTTAAAGATTTAGCTGATTTTCTTCCTGCATCTTTGGCAACCATTGTGAGCTACTTCTCTGCTGAAGTAACTAGAGGTGTTTGGAAACCAGCTTTTATGAATGGAACAGATTGGCCCAGTCCTGCTGCAAATCTTTTTAATGTTGAGGaacagattaaaaaaatcttggCTACTACCGGTGTTGATATCCCAAGTCTTTCCGCAGGTAGTATCTTATCATGTCATCACTTCTCAATAAGTAGGTTTATTTAAAGGGGTTTGCATGTCTAGACGGTGGGCAAAAGACCTTTACTTCTGTTGCATGTCATTTGTATGCATATGGTTGTCAATGGCGTCCAAATTCAGAAGCTCTACACTTAGATGTTATCAAACCTGATTAATATCTTTACTTAAGACCACCTACATAGAGTTCAAATTCTGTCAATCAAAATTCATCCCTTTTTTGCCCACCTTACTGTCATTAGCTATTGAAATTGGCCTTTTagaattgattttcttttcgcATATGGAGAGAAGCTTATGTTTAgattttctttctatatattgAAATAGTTATTAGTGTCAATGTTATTTCTCATAAGATATTCTGACATGGTTCCCACAGGTGGCAGTTCTCCATCTACACTTCCACTGCCTCTGGCTGCCTTTGTAAGCCTTACTATAACTTACAAAATTGACAGAGCGTCAGAACGTTTTCTAAATCTGGCTGGCCCAGCCTTGGAGTCCCTTGCAGCAGGTTGTCCATGGCCTTGCATGCCAATCGTGGCTTCTCTGTGGACACAAAAAGCAAAGCGCTGGAGTGACTTCCTTGTCTTTTCTGCCTCTCAAACTGTCTTCCTCCATAACAGTGATGCAGTGGTTCAGCTACTTAAAAGCTGCTTCGCTGCAACACTCGGTCTGAATGATATTCCCATCTCAAGCAGCGGTGGGGTTGGAGCACTTCTTGGCCATGGATTTGGATCCCATTTCTGTGGTGGGATTTCTCCAGTTGCCCCTGGTATCCTTTATCTACGAGTTTATCGATCCATTAGAGATATTGTGTTCATAACAGAAGAAGTTGTTTCTCTCTTGATGCATTCTGTCAGAGATATTGTATCCAGTGGGCTTCCTAGAGAGAGATTAGAGAATTTGAGGACAAGCAAGATTGGAATGCGATACAGACAAGTTTCACTTGCTGCATCAATGACTCGGGTGAAAGTGGCAGCTGCCCTTGGGGCTTCTTTAGTATGGTTATCTGGCGGCTTAAGTCTAGTTCAATCTTTAATAAAAGAAACGTTGCCATCTTGGTTTATATCTGTTCACAGATCTGAGCTGGAAGAAGGATCAGAAGGGATGGTCGCAATGCTTGCGGGATATGCTCTAGCTTACTTTGCCGTGCTTTGTGGAGCTTTTGCTTGGGGTGTTGACTCaacatcatctgcatcaaaacgCCGGCCAAAAATCCTTGGGACCCATTTGGAATTTCTGGCTAGTGCAGTTGATGGGAAAATATCACTTGGTTGTGATTGGGCTACGTGGCGTGCTTATGTCTCAGGATTTGTGACCTTAATGGTGGGTTGCACTCCAAATTGGGCACTGGAGGTAGATGCAGATGTGTTGAAGAGACTAAGTAATGGGCTGAGGCTGTGGAATGAGGAGGAGCTTGCTTTGGCTTTGCTGGGGATTGGTGGGGTTGGTACAATGGGCGCGGCTGCTGAACTGATAATAGAAAATGATATGTAAATGAGCTTTCCCCCTTTTCTGATTTACTCTTTTTAGGACTACTCCAAGGAATGCAATTGTACATTAATACCCGTAGGAAAGTTTTGGAGTAAATGATCTAACATTTTGTATGGGAAagtgttatgaacccactaggtataATTTACCATTGAAAACCGGCTTATAAGAAAAGGGTGTCTAGGGGTTTATAAACCACTAACAAATCTCATACTTAGTTGATGTgagatcgtaacaaccaccatgCTTCACAGCCGACCTCCATGACAGTCTCGATGCTCACACGAGCTAGCTGTGCACTAGGTTTTTTTCTAGCCCTGGATGAACACTATTATGTCAACATCACTCCCCGTGGAGCACGATTGCAATCGtcgcaacatggccttagacatggggtggctctgataccatttgttatgaacccactaggtagaattCACTCTTGAAAACCAGCTTACAATAGAAGGATGTCTAGGGGTTTATAAACCACCAATCAATTTCATAATTAGTCGATATGAGATTGTAACAGAAAGGTTATGGAGTTTGTTTAATGGAACGATTACACTATAAGATGCAGCCTAGTTGTCAAAAGATGAACGTTGAGATGAGCTATAGATTTAGGCATCCTGGATTTGATCTTACTCTAGGAGTTCTCTTGGACTAAATCCTATACAGTTCTTATAGGAGTTCTGACGTGTGGGCTTGTAGTTCAGGGGTCTTGATAAGATTCCACATCATCAAATATGGAAAAGCATCACCCTCTTGAAAGGAGAAATTTTCCAAACGAGGCTGATTTTAGACACCTTAATTTGTTCAGCCATATCTTGTTATTGGAAAGGGTTATCAGCCAAAGAGTGCTAGCTTATGCTATTACTCCGTTTTGGCTTGCATAATTTGAAGCTTGATACATGATATGTGGTGAAGGGGCAAAATAAGCAGTATAATTAAAGCAGCATAGTAACATTTagcaaaaagaaatattttagttataaaaggattatacaaaaaaataaacttacaaattgacatagtttgatgtgatacgtcagattataaagttacttttattataaaatagatcgaACGTAtcttataaaatcatgtcaatttataactttatttttaaataatttctttgtgtatgcattatttctctttttcagtataatttttaaataatcactctatatttctttttcagtataatttttaaatttttaaaatttttttcttttgatacaaGAACATTCGTTAAGGAGTCAAACAGGTATACAACGGAATGATAAAATTGATCGACATTTAGGtcatatttggataatgagataatatgagatttttataaataataataaaataatttaaattaagatatttgattgagttttgaaaaatgagagataaaaaattaaataaagatattataaagttaaaaaattattcgaatataatttttgttttgaaatttgtattatttttatattttatttagaaatttaaaaaaattataatgattagttaataattagtcaaaaattttaaaattaaaaaatattttacgtttaagttgtttgagaatgaaattttgTAATAACACAAACACATCTCGTATCACTTCATCATAGTTTCCAAACAA
This window of the Juglans regia cultivar Chandler chromosome 12, Walnut 2.0, whole genome shotgun sequence genome carries:
- the LOC109005902 gene encoding mediator of RNA polymerase II transcription subunit 33A-like isoform X1, whose product is MAVSVHTGIWDSVRELTRVAQRKGSDPLHWALQVSSNLNSAGVALPSAELADVLVSYICWDNNLPILWKFLEKALVLKIVPPMFVLALLSTRVIPHRKSWPVAYRLYLELLKRHAFALKFQINDLNYQKVMESIDDVLLLSQRFGMTPSEPGILVVQFIFSIVWQLLDATLDDEGLLELTSDEKSIWATKSQDMQIDYHDIYDEKRAELQERLQNENTVMSVDLIGQFLQNKVISRIIFLARRNMPTHWVHFIQRLRLLETNSSALRNSNALTPEALHQLTSDAPTVLSREYKTTSLQKFHAVMAFGSLSSSAGPCQGANRSALWLPLDLLLEDVMDGCLVNATSAIEIISGLIKTLQAINGTSWHDTFLALWIASLRLVQRERDPIEGPVPRLDTRLCILLSITTLVVADLIEEESAPVDETECGSTNHWKDKKVTGKCHNDLVSSLQILRDYQGLLTPPQSVVSAANQAAAKAMLFASGINVGSAYFECIGLKDMPINCSGNMRHLIVEACIARNLLDTSAYLWPGYVNGQINQIPHSVPAQAPSWSSFMKGAPLTPLLINALVSTPASSLAELEKIFDIAVKGTDDEKISAATILCGASLIRGWNIQEHTIHFIARLLSPPAPPKYCGNGSHLIGYAPMLNVLIVGIASIDCIQIFSLHGLVPQLACSLMPICEVFGSCVPDVPWVLTNGEEVSAHAVFSNAFILLLKLWRFNHPPLEHGVGETPTVGSQLTPEYLLLLRNSHLVSSGNVNKSRNRRRLSAVASLLSPQPVFVDSFPKLKAWHRQHQACIASTLSGLVHGTPVHKIVDGLLNMMFKKINRGGQSLTVTSGSSSSSGPGNEDTSLRPKLPSWDILEAVPFVVDAALTACAHGKLSPRELATGLKDLADFLPASLATIVSYFSAEVTRGVWKPAFMNGTDWPSPAANLFNVEEQIKKILATTGVDIPSLSAGGSSPSTLPLPLAAFVSLTITYKIDRASERFLNLAGPALESLAAGCPWPCMPIVASLWTQKAKRWSDFLVFSASQTVFLHNSDAVVQLLKSCFAATLGLNDIPISSSGGVGALLGHGFGSHFCGGISPVAPGILYLRVYRSIRDIVFITEEVVSLLMHSVRDIVSSGLPRERLENLRTSKIGMRYRQVSLAASMTRVKVAAALGASLVWLSGGLSLVQSLIKETLPSWFISVHRSELEEGSEGMVAMLAGYALAYFAVLCGAFAWGVDSTSSASKRRPKILGTHLEFLASAVDGKISLGCDWATWRAYVSGFVTLMVGCTPNWALEVDADVLKRLSNGLRLWNEEELALALLGIGGVGTMGAAAELIIENDM